In Geobacter anodireducens, a genomic segment contains:
- a CDS encoding lysine 2,3-aminomutase, with translation METWRRLLADAVTTADELAGRLGIEDEQLAPVIRRYPMRITPGYLRLVEAPGDPIWRQCIPDPAELCDDQQADPLHEERLSPVPGLIHRYPDRVVWVVSGECAVYCRFCMRKRQVGCMVSRHSEDPFSEPLRYISETPAIRDVILSGGDPLLLDDEQLEEILARLAAIPHVEMVRIGTRTPVTLPERITARLCRMLKRYHPLYVNTHFNHPREVTAEAAKACARLADAGIPLGNQSVLLAGVNDDPAVMTRLMQLLLSIRVRPYYIHQMDLVRGTGHFRTPVATGLEILTALRGNTSGMATPHYVIDAPGGKGKIPLLPDCVSRRGDLWLLRTYTGETIEYRDVGQPATVLPG, from the coding sequence ATGGAAACCTGGCGGCGGCTGCTCGCCGACGCGGTCACCACAGCCGATGAGCTTGCCGGGCGGTTAGGGATCGAGGACGAACAGCTCGCGCCGGTCATCCGCCGCTACCCGATGCGGATCACTCCCGGCTACCTGCGTCTTGTTGAGGCGCCGGGAGATCCGATCTGGCGGCAATGCATCCCCGATCCGGCCGAACTGTGCGACGACCAGCAGGCCGACCCCCTACACGAGGAACGTCTCTCGCCGGTGCCGGGGCTCATCCATCGTTATCCCGATCGCGTCGTGTGGGTTGTATCGGGGGAGTGCGCGGTCTACTGCCGTTTCTGCATGCGGAAGCGTCAGGTGGGGTGCATGGTCTCCCGCCACAGCGAAGATCCCTTCAGCGAACCGTTGCGCTACATTTCCGAAACACCGGCGATTCGCGACGTGATCCTGTCGGGCGGGGATCCGCTTCTGCTGGACGATGAGCAGTTGGAGGAAATCCTTGCCCGCTTGGCTGCCATTCCCCACGTGGAAATGGTCCGCATCGGAACCCGAACCCCCGTTACGCTGCCCGAGCGAATCACGGCCAGGCTCTGTCGCATGCTCAAACGGTATCATCCCCTCTATGTGAACACCCACTTCAATCATCCCCGGGAGGTCACCGCCGAGGCGGCCAAGGCATGTGCGCGGCTTGCCGACGCAGGCATCCCCCTGGGCAACCAGTCCGTGCTCCTGGCCGGCGTCAATGACGACCCGGCAGTGATGACACGGCTCATGCAACTGCTTCTTTCCATCCGGGTCCGCCCTTACTACATCCACCAGATGGACCTTGTCCGGGGCACAGGACACTTCAGGACGCCGGTGGCAACGGGGCTGGAGATTCTCACGGCATTGCGGGGGAACACGTCGGGCATGGCCACTCCCCACTACGTAATTGATGCACCAGGGGGCAAGGGAAAGATACCGCTGCTCCCGGACTGCGTAAGCCGCCGGGGTGACCTGTGGCTGTTACGCACCTACACGGGGGAAACCATCGAATACCGTGATGTGGGGCAGCCGGCTACAGTTCTTCCGGGGTAA
- a CDS encoding EF-P lysine aminoacylase GenX, translating to MTGNWNLARRRSALWARARILAGIRRFFTEGGYLEVETPLRIPAPAPESHIDPVSSGPWFLQTSPELCMKRLVAAGYERVFQISRCWRDGERGSMHLPEFTMLEWYRAGTDYQGLMDECEELVGAVAAALGIGEVLNVRGKDIRLGAPWERLSVAEAFERHCDRTMEEALASDTFDECMVNDIEPRLGFATPTFICDYPADRGALARMKQDEPSLAERFELYIAGVELANAFSELTDPVEQRSRFEQEKRFRESRGKSVIPLPEPFLAELRHLPPTAGIALGIDRLVMLLLNVESIDDVVAFTPEEL from the coding sequence ATGACCGGCAACTGGAACCTGGCCCGCAGGCGCTCAGCGCTCTGGGCCAGGGCCCGCATTCTTGCGGGAATCAGACGTTTTTTTACTGAAGGGGGGTATCTCGAAGTCGAGACCCCCCTTCGCATTCCGGCACCTGCGCCCGAGTCCCACATCGATCCGGTGTCTTCCGGTCCGTGGTTTCTCCAGACTTCGCCCGAACTGTGCATGAAACGGCTGGTGGCAGCGGGGTACGAGAGGGTGTTCCAGATTTCGCGGTGCTGGCGAGATGGCGAGCGGGGGAGCATGCATCTGCCCGAGTTCACCATGCTCGAATGGTATCGTGCCGGGACAGACTACCAAGGGCTCATGGACGAGTGCGAGGAACTCGTCGGCGCCGTGGCGGCAGCCCTCGGCATAGGGGAAGTGCTGAACGTCAGGGGGAAAGACATCCGTCTCGGCGCGCCGTGGGAGCGCCTCTCCGTGGCAGAAGCCTTCGAACGCCACTGCGACCGCACCATGGAGGAGGCCCTGGCCAGCGATACCTTCGACGAGTGCATGGTTAACGACATTGAGCCGCGCCTCGGCTTCGCGACACCAACCTTCATCTGTGACTATCCCGCCGACCGCGGTGCCCTCGCCCGCATGAAACAGGATGAACCGTCACTGGCCGAACGGTTTGAGTTATACATCGCCGGCGTCGAGCTCGCCAACGCCTTTTCGGAACTGACCGATCCCGTTGAACAGAGAAGCCGCTTCGAGCAGGAAAAACGGTTCCGGGAGTCCCGCGGCAAAAGCGTCATTCCCCTGCCCGAGCCCTTTCTCGCGGAACTCCGCCACCTGCCGCCCACCGCCGGCATCGCCCTCGGCATCGACCGCCTGGTGATGCTTCTCCTCAATGTTGAGTCCATTGACGACGTAGTCGCCTTTACCCCGGAAGAACTGTAG
- a CDS encoding elongation factor P produces the protein MYTVADLKKGLKLTLDGDPYLVIAFEFSKPGKGQALYRTKMRNMITGVILDRTYRSGETFEPARLEERRMQYLYKEDTHYTFMDNQTFEQVQMDEDAVGDAKNFLIDNLEVDILLFGEKAIGVTLPNFVNLRVVQTDPWVKGDTSGSDSKPATVETGYALRVPPFIEEGEMIVIDTRSGEYSTRVKG, from the coding sequence ATGTACACAGTTGCCGATCTGAAGAAGGGACTCAAGCTTACCCTCGACGGAGATCCCTACCTGGTCATTGCGTTCGAATTCTCCAAGCCGGGCAAGGGTCAGGCCCTCTACCGCACCAAGATGCGTAACATGATTACCGGCGTCATTCTCGACCGCACCTACCGTTCCGGGGAAACCTTCGAGCCGGCGCGCCTCGAAGAGCGCCGGATGCAGTACCTGTACAAGGAAGACACCCACTACACCTTCATGGACAACCAGACCTTCGAACAGGTACAGATGGACGAAGATGCCGTGGGCGATGCCAAAAACTTCCTCATCGACAACCTTGAAGTGGATATCCTTCTCTTCGGCGAGAAAGCAATCGGCGTAACGCTTCCCAACTTCGTCAATCTCCGCGTTGTCCAGACCGACCCATGGGTCAAGGGCGATACCTCGGGCAGCGATTCCAAGCCCGCCACCGTCGAGACGGGCTATGCTCTCCGCGTCCCCCCGTTCATCGAGGAGGGTGAGATGATCGTCATCGATACCCGTTCAGGCGAATATTCAACACGGGTCAAAGGATAG
- the infA gene encoding translation initiation factor IF-1 (stimulates the activities of the other two initiation factors, IF-2 and IF-3), translating to MSKEEAIEVEGTVIEPLPNAMFRVELENGHVVLAHISGKMRKYFIKILPGDKVTVELSPYDLTRGRITYRAK from the coding sequence ATGAGCAAAGAAGAAGCAATTGAAGTAGAAGGCACCGTCATCGAACCCCTCCCGAACGCCATGTTCAGGGTAGAGCTCGAAAACGGACACGTGGTGCTTGCCCATATTTCGGGGAAGATGCGCAAGTATTTCATCAAGATACTTCCGGGCGACAAGGTCACGGTAGAGCTTTCCCCCTATGACCTTACCCGTGGTCGCATAACCTATCGCGCCAAATAA
- a CDS encoding RNA methyltransferase, with amino-acid sequence MTEARVRIESLAFGGAGFGRLEGKACFVPFTAPGDLVRIRVAVDKPSYLEGEALEILEPSADRTAPPCPVFGICGGCSWQHLRYDAQTEAKERIFADALWRFGRVERDAVAPFAVANNPFGYRCRAQFKVRWSGGRLHMGFYRRGSHYVIDAPDECAICAPAINQSLRDLRSVLPDFPEPDKIPQIDAATGEDGQVLLVVHYIGDDPGRTNDFFRSIRPNLASVTGIHLQCGRKDSIMPVWGADSLSYAVPGLGDKGRPLSLSFRRGGFSQVNYRQNRVLVSKALQLAGVERGRRVLDLFCGNGNFSLPLASGGARLVGIEDYGPSIDDARKNADFNGINDVEFVVIDAADGTRRLRAAGEHFDTVLLDPPRTGARNAVGEVAMLAPERIVYVSCDPPTLGRDLGTLRKAGYRVVGSHGVDMFPQTYHIESVTLLVRS; translated from the coding sequence ATGACTGAGGCGCGTGTCCGCATTGAATCCCTCGCCTTTGGCGGGGCCGGTTTCGGGCGGCTTGAAGGCAAGGCCTGCTTCGTGCCGTTTACCGCTCCGGGCGACCTCGTCCGCATCCGGGTTGCCGTGGACAAGCCGTCCTATCTGGAGGGCGAGGCACTGGAGATTCTTGAACCGTCCGCCGACCGCACCGCACCGCCGTGCCCGGTCTTCGGAATCTGTGGCGGGTGCTCGTGGCAGCACCTGCGCTACGATGCCCAGACGGAAGCCAAGGAACGCATCTTCGCAGATGCTCTGTGGCGTTTCGGACGGGTCGAGCGGGATGCCGTCGCCCCCTTTGCCGTTGCGAACAATCCCTTTGGCTATCGGTGCCGGGCCCAGTTCAAGGTGCGGTGGAGCGGCGGGCGCCTGCACATGGGCTTCTATCGCAGGGGATCCCACTATGTAATCGATGCGCCCGACGAATGCGCCATCTGTGCCCCTGCCATCAATCAGTCCCTGCGGGACCTGAGATCGGTTCTGCCGGATTTTCCCGAGCCGGACAAGATTCCCCAGATCGACGCTGCAACCGGCGAAGACGGGCAGGTTCTTCTGGTCGTACACTATATCGGAGACGATCCCGGTCGAACCAATGACTTTTTCCGCTCGATCCGGCCCAACCTGGCTTCGGTGACCGGCATTCATCTCCAGTGCGGACGCAAGGACTCCATCATGCCCGTCTGGGGAGCCGATTCGCTATCGTACGCCGTCCCCGGCCTGGGCGACAAGGGGCGCCCCCTGTCCCTGTCGTTCAGAAGGGGAGGGTTCTCCCAGGTTAACTATCGCCAGAATCGGGTGCTGGTGAGCAAAGCCCTGCAACTGGCAGGAGTGGAGCGTGGTCGGCGGGTGCTCGATCTGTTTTGCGGCAACGGCAATTTTTCGCTTCCCCTGGCATCCGGCGGAGCGCGGCTCGTCGGAATCGAGGACTACGGGCCATCAATCGACGACGCACGGAAAAACGCGGACTTCAACGGGATCAATGACGTGGAGTTTGTCGTAATCGACGCCGCAGACGGCACCCGCCGCCTGAGAGCGGCGGGTGAGCATTTCGACACGGTGCTCCTGGATCCTCCCCGGACCGGTGCCCGGAATGCGGTCGGCGAAGTGGCGATGCTGGCCCCGGAACGCATCGTGTATGTCTCCTGCGATCCGCCGACGCTCGGGCGCGATCTCGGGACGCTGCGCAAGGCGGGATACCGCGTGGTCGGCAGTCATGGCGTCGACATGTTTCCCCAGACCTACCACATAGAGAGCGTGACACTTCTGGTCCGCTCCTGA
- a CDS encoding integration host factor subunit beta, with amino-acid sequence MNKSELIEALAAEKGLTYKKAEEVVNIVFDAMSSAMIRNERIEIRGFGSFVVKDYKSYTGRNPKTGEPIEVKPKKLPFFKVGKELKERVDSN; translated from the coding sequence ATGAACAAATCCGAACTGATTGAGGCATTGGCGGCGGAGAAGGGCCTCACCTACAAAAAGGCTGAGGAAGTCGTCAATATTGTATTCGACGCCATGAGTAGTGCGATGATCCGCAATGAGCGAATTGAGATTCGCGGTTTCGGGAGTTTTGTCGTCAAGGATTACAAGTCCTATACGGGGCGCAATCCCAAAACCGGCGAACCCATAGAGGTCAAACCCAAGAAACTTCCATTTTTCAAGGTCGGCAAGGAGCTGAAGGAGCGCGTAGATAGTAACTGA
- a CDS encoding exopolyphosphatase codes for MSFPAASIDLGTNTARLLIGKVEEGRIEHLLVRRHITRLGGGFTDERGISRVAWDRSLAALVDFADEMRRAGVVRVRAVATSAVRDAVNGADFCAHVVERTGISLEVIDGEEEGLLTLAGVLSGLDRKEGRFFVFDVGGGSTEYTLANGNAPLYTESLPLGVVRLTEGKPDLPAMEEKVGRELAGLRERLAGRALDGQLAGATLVGTAGTATTLAAISLGMTDYDYRRVNNHLLSRDEIARILALLLPLSPAERLTVPGLEKGREDLIVAGTLITLATMDLFGFETMTVSDFGLLEGALIGLARTVE; via the coding sequence ATGTCGTTCCCGGCAGCCTCCATCGACCTTGGCACCAATACGGCCCGCCTCCTGATCGGGAAAGTAGAGGAGGGCCGGATTGAGCACCTGCTCGTAAGGCGTCACATAACCCGACTTGGTGGAGGGTTTACAGATGAGCGGGGGATTTCGCGGGTGGCGTGGGACCGCTCACTGGCCGCTCTTGTCGACTTTGCGGACGAGATGCGCCGCGCGGGCGTCGTCCGTGTGCGGGCCGTGGCGACCAGCGCGGTTCGGGACGCCGTGAACGGCGCGGATTTTTGCGCCCACGTGGTCGAGCGGACCGGCATCAGCCTGGAAGTGATCGACGGGGAAGAGGAGGGGCTTCTGACTCTGGCGGGGGTCCTGTCGGGCCTCGACCGGAAGGAGGGACGATTCTTCGTTTTTGACGTGGGGGGAGGGAGCACCGAATACACCCTTGCCAACGGGAACGCTCCCCTGTACACCGAGAGTCTTCCCCTGGGGGTGGTGAGGTTGACGGAAGGCAAGCCCGACCTGCCGGCCATGGAGGAGAAGGTCGGGCGCGAACTCGCCGGGCTCAGGGAACGGCTGGCCGGCAGGGCACTCGATGGACAGCTTGCGGGAGCGACGCTGGTGGGCACTGCCGGCACGGCAACGACCCTGGCCGCCATCAGCCTGGGAATGACCGATTACGATTATCGGCGAGTCAACAACCACCTGCTGTCCCGTGATGAAATCGCGCGTATTCTGGCCCTGCTTCTTCCCCTTTCCCCGGCCGAACGCCTGACGGTGCCCGGCCTGGAAAAGGGGAGGGAAGATCTTATCGTGGCCGGAACGCTCATAACACTTGCCACTATGGACCTGTTCGGCTTCGAAACCATGACCGTCAGCGACTTCGGCTTGCTGGAAGGTGCCCTGATCGGCCTTGCCCGCACCGTTGAATAG
- a CDS encoding cytochrome C, with translation MKRVIREAAVGLGLCALALSADAAGPADRGRELFESTQLGTSGTSCSSCHPGGKKLEWAGSSYDDAKLAAIVNRCIEKALKGKPLDPDGEDMKALMQHIRSFGNPGG, from the coding sequence ATGAAGCGGGTTATTCGGGAAGCAGCAGTGGGACTGGGCCTGTGTGCGCTTGCATTGTCTGCTGATGCCGCTGGGCCGGCGGACAGGGGCAGGGAGCTTTTTGAAAGTACACAACTGGGAACGAGCGGCACAAGCTGCAGCAGTTGTCATCCCGGCGGGAAAAAGCTCGAATGGGCCGGCTCCAGCTACGATGACGCGAAGCTTGCCGCAATTGTAAACCGTTGCATTGAAAAGGCCCTCAAGGGGAAACCGCTCGACCCGGACGGAGAAGACATGAAGGCCCTTATGCAGCACATCAGGAGCTTTGGGAATCCCGGGGGCTAA
- a CDS encoding indolepyruvate ferredoxin oxidoreductase subunit alpha, whose amino-acid sequence MKEILSGNEAIARGAFEAGVKVASAYPGTPSTEILETIVNYKEIDASWAPNEKVALEVAIGASFGGGRSIACMKHVGVNVAADPLFTLSYTGVGGGLVLVVADDPEMHSSQDEQDSRNYARFAKVPMLEPADSQECKDFTRLAFEISEQFDTPVMLRSCTRISHGKSIVELGEPATGLPTPKLVKNPAKLVMLPGNARVRHPFVEERLLKLADYGRTAAVNRVEMRDTELGIITAGVSYQYVREVFPNASVLKLGMVYPLPMELVREFASKVSKLIVVEELDAFIEDQVKAAGISVTGKDVIPLCGELTPGRLRAAFGIPGAPQVTVENLPGRPPNMCPGCPHRGVFFTLNQLKAYVTGDIGCYTLGFMPPLNAMDTCVCMGASISSASGIVRVLSDEEKKKVVAVIGDSTFLHTGVNSLMEMAYNKAPATVVILDNRITAMTGRQDNPASGWTLMNDSTNAVDLVQLCTALGIQHVRVVDPLDLDQTRAALQEEMNRPEPSVIITNRPCVLVKREGVFQKGLVLSVDQDHCTGCKACLKIGCPAIEWIPAPDGKKGKAKIDPLLCNGCDVCRQLCKFDAIGRAQ is encoded by the coding sequence ATGAAGGAAATTCTATCCGGCAACGAAGCCATCGCCCGAGGAGCCTTCGAGGCGGGGGTGAAGGTTGCCAGTGCCTATCCGGGTACCCCCTCCACCGAAATTCTCGAAACCATCGTCAACTACAAGGAAATTGACGCTTCATGGGCACCCAACGAAAAGGTTGCCCTGGAGGTCGCGATCGGCGCCTCGTTCGGCGGCGGCCGTTCCATCGCCTGCATGAAGCACGTGGGAGTCAACGTGGCGGCCGACCCGCTCTTCACCCTGTCGTACACCGGGGTGGGTGGCGGATTGGTGCTGGTCGTGGCGGATGACCCCGAGATGCATTCGTCCCAGGACGAGCAGGACAGCCGCAACTATGCACGGTTCGCCAAGGTCCCGATGCTGGAGCCGGCTGATTCCCAGGAGTGCAAGGATTTCACCAGGCTTGCATTCGAGATTTCGGAGCAATTCGATACCCCGGTCATGCTCCGCAGTTGCACCCGGATATCCCACGGCAAATCGATCGTGGAGCTGGGTGAACCGGCAACCGGCCTCCCCACGCCGAAGCTCGTCAAGAATCCCGCCAAGCTCGTCATGCTCCCCGGCAATGCCCGGGTGCGGCACCCCTTTGTGGAAGAGCGGCTCCTGAAGCTTGCGGACTATGGTCGCACCGCTGCCGTCAACCGGGTGGAGATGCGCGACACGGAACTCGGCATCATAACCGCGGGGGTGTCTTACCAGTATGTTCGCGAGGTGTTCCCCAACGCCTCGGTGCTCAAGCTCGGCATGGTGTATCCTCTCCCCATGGAGCTTGTCAGGGAGTTTGCCTCGAAGGTCTCGAAGCTTATCGTGGTGGAGGAGCTGGACGCGTTTATCGAGGATCAGGTGAAGGCTGCCGGCATCAGCGTCACCGGCAAGGACGTCATCCCCCTGTGCGGAGAACTGACACCGGGTCGGCTGCGTGCCGCCTTCGGCATCCCCGGTGCCCCCCAGGTGACGGTGGAGAATCTTCCGGGCCGTCCGCCGAACATGTGCCCCGGCTGTCCCCATCGCGGCGTCTTTTTCACACTCAACCAGTTGAAGGCCTATGTGACCGGTGACATAGGCTGCTACACACTCGGCTTCATGCCGCCCCTCAACGCCATGGATACCTGTGTCTGCATGGGGGCGAGCATCAGCAGCGCCAGCGGCATCGTGCGCGTCCTTTCGGACGAGGAGAAGAAAAAGGTCGTGGCAGTGATCGGCGACTCGACCTTCCTCCACACGGGCGTCAACAGCCTCATGGAGATGGCCTACAATAAAGCCCCCGCAACGGTGGTGATTCTCGACAACAGGATCACGGCCATGACGGGGCGCCAGGACAATCCGGCGTCCGGCTGGACCCTGATGAACGATTCCACCAACGCGGTGGATCTGGTCCAGCTCTGCACGGCCCTCGGCATCCAGCACGTGCGGGTGGTGGACCCCCTGGACCTCGACCAGACCCGCGCGGCTCTTCAGGAGGAGATGAACCGTCCCGAGCCGTCGGTGATCATCACCAACCGTCCCTGCGTGCTGGTGAAGCGGGAAGGGGTCTTCCAGAAGGGGCTCGTCCTGTCCGTCGACCAGGACCACTGCACCGGCTGCAAGGCGTGCCTGAAGATCGGTTGCCCGGCAATTGAATGGATTCCCGCGCCGGACGGCAAAAAGGGGAAGGCCAAGATCGACCCCCTGCTCTGCAACGGCTGCGATGTCTGCCGCCAGCTCTGTAAGTTCGATGCCATCGGGAGGGCCCAATGA
- a CDS encoding phenylacetate--CoA ligase, whose protein sequence is MSYHNEEFETLPRKALEAVQLKRLQAAVARVQTAVPFYRQSFERAGITSGCIKSLDDLRRLPFTVKQDMRDSYPYGLFAASMDDIVRIHASSGTTGKPTVVGYTRKDIEIWSELMARSFAAAGVHKGDIIHNAYGYGLFTGGLGAHYGAERLGASVIPMSGGNTKKQIMIMKDFGSTVLTCTPSYSLFMAEAAREEGVDFRQLKLHVGIFGAEPWSESMRTEIEQKLNLCAIDIYGLSEIMGPGVAIECREAKKGLHIWEDHFIPEIINPDTGEVLPEGERGELVITTITKEGIPLIRYRTRDITSLTYEPCSCGRTHARLSRMTGRSDDMLIIRGVNVFPSQIESILMRIEGVEPHYLLIIDRKDNLDTLEVQVEVDEQLFSDEIKVLQALSHSIEKEIKDLLGVTCKVRLVEPQTIARSEGKAKRVIDNRLIS, encoded by the coding sequence ATGAGTTACCACAACGAAGAGTTTGAAACGCTTCCCCGCAAGGCACTGGAAGCCGTGCAGCTCAAGCGCCTCCAGGCGGCCGTTGCCCGCGTTCAGACAGCCGTGCCGTTCTACCGCCAGAGCTTCGAGCGCGCCGGCATTACCTCCGGCTGTATCAAATCCCTTGACGATCTCCGGCGGCTTCCCTTTACCGTGAAGCAGGACATGCGCGACAGTTACCCCTACGGCCTGTTTGCCGCCTCCATGGACGACATCGTGCGGATCCATGCGTCGAGCGGGACCACCGGCAAGCCGACCGTGGTCGGTTACACACGGAAAGACATCGAAATCTGGTCGGAACTCATGGCGCGCTCCTTTGCCGCCGCCGGCGTCCACAAGGGTGACATCATTCACAACGCCTACGGCTACGGACTCTTTACCGGCGGCCTCGGCGCCCACTACGGTGCCGAGCGACTGGGAGCCTCGGTCATTCCCATGTCCGGCGGCAACACCAAGAAGCAGATCATGATCATGAAGGACTTCGGCTCGACGGTCCTTACCTGCACCCCTTCCTACTCTCTGTTCATGGCCGAGGCTGCCCGGGAGGAAGGGGTTGACTTCCGCCAGCTCAAGCTTCACGTGGGCATCTTCGGCGCCGAGCCGTGGTCCGAATCGATGCGCACCGAGATCGAACAGAAGCTCAACCTCTGTGCCATTGACATCTACGGCCTGTCGGAGATCATGGGGCCCGGCGTGGCCATCGAGTGCCGCGAAGCCAAGAAGGGCCTCCATATCTGGGAGGACCACTTCATTCCCGAGATCATCAATCCCGACACGGGCGAGGTGCTGCCCGAGGGGGAGCGGGGCGAACTGGTCATCACCACCATCACCAAGGAAGGCATCCCTCTTATCCGCTACCGCACCCGGGACATCACGAGCCTCACCTACGAGCCGTGCAGTTGCGGACGCACCCATGCCCGCCTCTCGCGCATGACGGGGCGCAGCGACGATATGCTCATCATCCGCGGGGTCAACGTGTTCCCGTCCCAGATCGAATCGATCCTCATGCGGATCGAAGGGGTCGAGCCCCACTACCTCCTCATCATCGATCGCAAGGACAACCTGGACACTCTTGAAGTGCAGGTCGAGGTGGACGAGCAGCTCTTCTCGGACGAGATCAAGGTGCTCCAGGCCCTTTCGCACAGCATCGAGAAGGAGATCAAGGACCTGCTCGGCGTCACCTGCAAGGTGAGGCTGGTGGAGCCCCAGACCATCGCCCGGAGCGAGGGTAAGGCAAAAAGGGTCATCGACAACCGGCTGATCAGTTGA
- a CDS encoding amino acid-binding protein — protein MKVEQISIFIENKSGRLAEVTRILGEAGVNIRALSLADTSDFGILRLIVNDREKAKQVLKDRGFTVSKTEVVAVEVPDRPGGLSQILQSLDRESINVEYMYAFVERCGENAVIIFRFDETEKAITALISSGFTVLEGERLYAM, from the coding sequence ATGAAAGTAGAGCAGATTTCGATCTTCATAGAAAACAAGTCGGGCCGCCTGGCGGAAGTGACGCGCATCCTCGGCGAGGCAGGGGTCAACATCAGGGCCCTGTCCCTGGCCGACACCTCGGATTTCGGCATCCTTCGACTCATCGTCAATGACCGGGAGAAGGCCAAGCAGGTCCTAAAAGACAGGGGGTTCACGGTCAGCAAGACCGAAGTTGTGGCCGTCGAAGTCCCGGACCGGCCCGGCGGGCTGTCCCAGATCCTCCAGTCGCTGGACCGGGAGAGTATCAATGTGGAATACATGTATGCTTTCGTGGAGCGGTGCGGCGAGAACGCGGTGATCATCTTCCGTTTCGATGAGACCGAGAAGGCCATCACGGCCCTCATCAGCAGCGGATTCACTGTCCTTGAGGGAGAGCGCCTGTACGCGATGTAA
- a CDS encoding ABC transporter substrate-binding protein: MNRIFAVIVGIVGLLVAGMASAAEPFRIGALFSITGPASFLGEPEKNTLEMLVKDANARGGVGGRKLELVVYDTQGDVTKAVQLANKLIKNDKVSVIVGPSTTGETMAVIPLAEKERIPLISCAAGIKITEPVKKWVFKTPANDHVAAEKILIQAARLKQKSLAIITVSDGFGSSGREQLKALAGQKGFRIVADEVYGPKDTDMTAQLTKIKAAKPDAVICWGTNPGPALIARNMKQLGIKVPLYMSHGVASKKFIELAGADAAEGIMLPAGKLAIFDKLPKNDHQYKLLKSYDESYRKAYGVEASTFGGYAYDAFLLISGAMKKGTAPQQIRDGLEQTRKLVSVSGIFTMSPADHNGLDLSAFEMVRVTKGDWELVK; this comes from the coding sequence ATGAACAGAATCTTCGCCGTTATCGTCGGTATCGTCGGCCTGCTGGTGGCCGGCATGGCCTCGGCAGCCGAGCCGTTCAGGATCGGGGCGCTTTTTTCCATAACCGGCCCCGCCTCGTTTCTGGGTGAGCCCGAGAAAAACACCCTGGAGATGCTGGTGAAGGACGCCAATGCCAGGGGTGGGGTCGGCGGCCGCAAGCTCGAACTGGTGGTCTACGACACCCAGGGAGACGTGACCAAGGCGGTTCAGCTGGCCAACAAACTGATCAAGAACGACAAGGTGAGCGTCATCGTGGGGCCGAGCACCACCGGCGAAACAATGGCGGTCATACCCCTGGCGGAAAAGGAGAGAATTCCGCTCATTTCCTGCGCCGCCGGCATCAAGATTACCGAACCGGTCAAGAAGTGGGTGTTCAAGACCCCGGCCAATGACCATGTGGCTGCCGAAAAGATCCTGATCCAGGCGGCCAGGCTGAAGCAGAAGTCTCTTGCCATTATTACCGTTTCCGACGGCTTCGGCTCCTCGGGGCGCGAACAGCTCAAGGCCCTGGCCGGCCAGAAGGGCTTCAGGATTGTGGCCGATGAAGTGTACGGCCCCAAGGATACCGACATGACCGCCCAGCTCACCAAGATCAAGGCTGCCAAGCCCGACGCGGTTATCTGCTGGGGAACCAATCCGGGGCCTGCGCTCATTGCCCGCAACATGAAGCAGCTCGGGATCAAGGTTCCGCTCTACATGAGCCACGGTGTCGCGTCCAAAAAGTTCATCGAACTGGCCGGGGCTGACGCCGCCGAGGGAATCATGTTGCCGGCGGGCAAGCTTGCCATTTTCGACAAGCTTCCCAAGAACGATCACCAGTACAAGCTGCTCAAGTCCTATGATGAATCCTATCGCAAGGCGTACGGCGTGGAGGCTTCGACCTTCGGCGGCTATGCCTATGATGCGTTCCTCCTGATTAGCGGTGCCATGAAAAAGGGAACCGCTCCCCAGCAGATCAGGGACGGCCTTGAGCAGACCCGGAAACTGGTCAGCGTCTCGGGGATCTTCACCATGTCTCCCGCGGATCATAACGGTCTGGATCTCTCGGCCTTTGAGATGGTCCGTGTGACCAAAGGCGACTGGGAACTGGTCAAATAA